A window of the Streptomyces sp. JB150 genome harbors these coding sequences:
- a CDS encoding cytochrome c oxidase assembly protein, whose protein sequence is MASPHLAPGHPAPGHLPPGHPAHDRPTPGRLAHDHPAPGHGAGGGLAEAAEVVLPALALLACAAAYLWLVHRARRRNPVRGWSRRRTASFLTGLALLAVALLPPTATAAHDDFRAHMVQHLLIGMYAPLALVLAAPVTLLLRTLPAARARRVTTVLHSRPARLLAHPAVALTLSVGTLATLYFTPLYTTATASPPGHWLLHVHFLLAGCLFAYVIAGVDPAPSRPGVRTRLVYVGIAIAAHAVVAQLIYGGFWTDIDAPAHEIRTGGEIMYYGGDIAELLLAGALFATWRPQPRPAPPERAPAPRTGYA, encoded by the coding sequence ATGGCATCCCCCCACCTTGCACCCGGACACCCCGCACCTGGCCACCTTCCACCCGGCCACCCGGCACACGACCGCCCCACCCCCGGCCGCCTGGCCCACGACCACCCCGCACCCGGCCACGGAGCGGGCGGCGGCCTGGCGGAGGCAGCGGAGGTCGTGCTGCCCGCACTGGCCCTCCTGGCCTGCGCGGCGGCCTACCTGTGGCTGGTCCACCGGGCCCGCCGCCGCAACCCCGTCCGGGGCTGGAGCCGCCGGCGCACCGCGAGTTTCCTCACCGGCCTGGCGCTGCTGGCCGTGGCCCTGCTGCCCCCGACGGCCACGGCCGCGCACGACGACTTCCGGGCGCACATGGTCCAGCACCTGCTGATCGGCATGTACGCCCCGCTGGCCCTGGTGCTCGCCGCCCCGGTCACCCTGCTGCTGCGCACGCTGCCGGCCGCCCGCGCCCGGCGTGTCACCACGGTGCTGCACAGCCGCCCCGCGCGGCTGCTCGCCCACCCGGCCGTCGCCCTCACCCTGTCCGTCGGCACCCTCGCCACGCTCTACTTCACCCCCCTTTACACCACCGCCACGGCCTCACCGCCCGGCCACTGGCTGCTGCACGTCCACTTCCTCCTGGCCGGCTGCCTGTTCGCCTACGTCATCGCCGGCGTCGACCCCGCCCCGTCCCGCCCCGGCGTACGCACCCGTCTCGTCTACGTCGGCATCGCGATCGCCGCCCACGCCGTCGTCGCCCAGCTGATCTACGGCGGCTTCTGGACAGACATCGACGCCCCCGCCCACGAGATCCGGACAGGCGGGGAGATCATGTACTACGGCGGTGACATCGCCGAACTCCTCCTCGCCGGCGCCCTGTTCGCCACCTGGCGCCCACAGCCCCGCCCCGCGCCCCCGGAGCGTGCGCCGGCGCCCCGCACCGGCTACGCGTGA
- a CDS encoding AAA family ATPase yields MTTTLSPAPAPSPSPSPSRQIVPPEDRYATELAFLAAYDDGPRPPAWRLTPRAVVTFVMGSDGQALKLLDDAQVPDGVPRRLVVEGKFVGDRALVERCVVTLAGERGLLLVGEPGTAKSMLSELLSAAVCGTSGLVVQGTAGTTEDQLKYGWNYALLLAQGPSRKALVPSPVLTAMSRGAIARVEEVTRCLPEVQDSLVSLLSERRIAVPELAGTEDALAHAAPGFNLIATANLRDKGVSEMSAALKRRFNFETVGPIGDIDAEIALVRGQAQASVARAGAPFQVDDAVLEALVTAFRDLREGRSAEGWEVERPSTVMSTAEAVSVAGALALAAAYFPGDRDVLGLLPGHLLGVVRKDDPADAARLRGYWDGPVRRRAEQGSATWRTLWDLRTVLEG; encoded by the coding sequence ATGACCACCACCCTCTCCCCCGCCCCGGCCCCGTCCCCGTCCCCGTCCCCGTCCCGTCAGATCGTCCCGCCCGAGGACCGGTACGCGACCGAGCTGGCCTTCCTCGCCGCGTACGACGACGGGCCGCGTCCGCCCGCGTGGCGGCTCACGCCCCGCGCGGTCGTCACGTTCGTCATGGGCAGCGACGGGCAGGCCCTGAAGCTGCTGGACGACGCGCAGGTGCCGGACGGCGTGCCGCGCCGGCTGGTGGTCGAGGGGAAGTTCGTCGGTGACCGGGCGCTGGTCGAGCGGTGCGTGGTGACGCTCGCCGGGGAGCGCGGTCTGCTGCTCGTCGGCGAGCCCGGCACGGCCAAGTCGATGCTGTCGGAGCTGCTGTCCGCCGCGGTGTGCGGCACCAGCGGCCTGGTGGTGCAGGGGACGGCGGGAACGACCGAGGACCAGCTCAAGTACGGCTGGAACTACGCCCTGTTGCTGGCGCAGGGCCCGAGCCGGAAAGCGCTCGTGCCCTCCCCCGTCCTGACCGCGATGTCGCGGGGCGCCATCGCCCGCGTCGAGGAGGTCACGCGCTGCCTGCCCGAAGTGCAGGACTCCCTGGTGTCGTTGCTCTCCGAGCGGCGGATCGCGGTGCCCGAACTGGCGGGCACCGAGGACGCCCTGGCGCACGCGGCGCCCGGCTTCAACCTCATCGCCACCGCCAACCTGCGCGACAAGGGCGTCTCCGAGATGTCCGCGGCCCTCAAGCGCCGCTTCAACTTCGAGACGGTCGGCCCCATCGGGGACATCGACGCGGAGATCGCGCTGGTGCGCGGCCAGGCGCAGGCCTCCGTGGCGCGCGCCGGGGCGCCGTTCCAGGTCGACGACGCCGTCCTGGAGGCTCTGGTCACCGCCTTCCGGGACCTGCGGGAGGGCCGCTCGGCGGAGGGCTGGGAGGTGGAGCGGCCGTCCACGGTGATGAGCACCGCGGAGGCCGTCTCGGTCGCCGGGGCGCTCGCGCTGGCGGCGGCGTACTTCCCGGGCGACCGTGACGTGCTCGGCCTGCTGCCGGGGCATCTGCTGGGCGTGGTCCGCAAGGACGACCCCGCGGACGCCGCCCGGCTGCGCGGCTACTGGGACGGTCCGGTGCGGCGCCGCGCCGAGCAGGGTTCCGCCACCTGGCGCACCCTGTGGGACCTGCGTACGGTCCTGGAGGGCTGA
- a CDS encoding DUF4132 domain-containing protein, with the protein MGWVSAGGYEVALDDGKVVCRNAAGRKLKSVPPKIADDPAVVGLRQLAEWLERHERQCLADVERWMVRSLPVPFAVLVRVWPDPAWRAALRDLVVTGADGAVAGFLRDADAERGLGVVDLDGDTVRLTPRLVRLPHPVLLDDLEELREFAVELGVEQRAQQLFREVWRRPAALDAEATSVETYAGGAFKELRFLHGRATQLGYRVRGGHAVCSVLEDGRTVEARVWVGDYDGYEETETGPLVFTDPAGRVLKLGRIGPVAWSEGMRMAAALYAGRDIEDEERAA; encoded by the coding sequence ATGGGGTGGGTGTCGGCCGGCGGCTATGAGGTCGCCCTCGACGACGGCAAGGTGGTGTGCCGCAACGCGGCCGGGCGGAAGTTGAAGTCCGTACCGCCGAAGATCGCCGATGATCCGGCGGTGGTGGGGCTGCGTCAGCTCGCCGAGTGGCTGGAGCGCCACGAACGGCAGTGCCTGGCCGACGTGGAGCGGTGGATGGTGCGCTCGCTCCCGGTGCCGTTCGCCGTCCTGGTGCGGGTGTGGCCGGACCCGGCGTGGCGGGCCGCCCTGCGCGACCTGGTGGTGACGGGGGCGGACGGCGCGGTCGCCGGGTTCCTGCGGGACGCCGACGCCGAGCGCGGACTCGGCGTCGTCGACCTCGACGGCGACACCGTCCGCCTCACCCCGCGACTGGTGCGCCTGCCGCACCCCGTGCTCCTCGACGACCTGGAGGAGCTGCGGGAGTTCGCCGTCGAGCTGGGCGTCGAACAGCGCGCCCAGCAGCTCTTCCGCGAGGTGTGGCGGCGGCCCGCCGCGCTCGACGCCGAGGCGACCTCCGTCGAGACCTACGCGGGCGGCGCCTTCAAGGAACTGCGCTTCCTGCACGGCCGGGCGACCCAGCTCGGCTACCGCGTGCGCGGCGGCCACGCCGTGTGCTCCGTGCTGGAGGACGGCCGTACGGTCGAGGCCCGCGTGTGGGTCGGCGACTACGACGGCTACGAGGAGACGGAGACCGGCCCCCTGGTCTTCACCGACCCGGCCGGCCGAGTGCTGAAGCTGGGACGGATCGGACCCGTTGCCTGGTCCGAGGGCATGCGTATGGCGGCCGCACTGTATGCCGGGCGCGATATCGAGGACGAGGAGCGCGCGGCATGA
- a CDS encoding DUF5682 family protein, translating to MSPRPAAATGAPSPGGARLSPDEALAALTSPSAPCLIGVRHHAPSLAAAVPALLDAAKPDVLLVELPAEMQEWLPWLGHAQTRAPVALAAAPGDGGGAEGPAFYPFADFSPELAAVRWAARHGVPVVACDLPLADRAWREGRPTAGRHPGGPGLGTALRARLTGRPGDDLWDRLVEATAPGSPPEALRRAALLTGWALREDAIASGGVPELDLRREQWMRDRLAEATARGERAAVVVGAFHAPALVGQDTGSDGSGAGVVRRDAAGTDSAPAAVRREATDTDSSPAVARQDAAGTGAAWTTSLIPYTYALLDERSGYPAGIRDPEWQDMVLRAAGDPAALEEALTRAAVRVCAELRALGHPSGPADAREISRLASDLARLRGLPAAGRGELVEAVQTVLAQGEPYGRGRAVARAMERVLVGTRSGRPAPQAPRSGLAPAVEAEVARLGLPGPETGGSGTSRDLRLDPLRSGLDRSRELLLRRLTVCGVPYGEAKEVVGAGGTEALTTRWVVRWTPATAAMLTAAGVRGVTAAQAAEGVLRERWRAERDEGGPTAAQAVAGLGQAAECGLPGLADERLDEVADVLPQAGTLPELLAALALLDRLRAGHVPGLDSEAHRVARVTAVAELLTAAAVRQVDGLTGSEDPADARALLELAHRADVPGGIRLADALARLAADGSPLMRGAAGAVRVLLGQEDARAFGDRVASWVDGATDPDSRAALTARLGGLLTAAGPLLEAAAPALEPLLARVSELPDRAFLDRLPALRGGFDTLSPAARDRLLAAVEQRLDTQRVTDTHGVDPAALALWTQADFAARETLRSLGLLPTPSAGPEGDGGLVGDSGLVGDGGLVGDGGSAEDSRPAANGHPTGDVDPAGNGGPAEDGRPAGDEPTPNSHPTGDTAPARTAAPAGAGKPAASAAPGGTVPPAGATADAGAALPAAPRTDDHHVAPADRWRLLLGRRTERLPASLAPLATALDELYGSGRGEGSRGDLTGRGSGGGREAPYPGVREWSEELAALFGPGIREEVLAAAAATGRRDVLAELDADSVRPSVDLLRTVLHHAGGLPEARLAALRPLVRRLVDALTRQLATRLRPALHGTALPRPSRRPGGGLDLPRTLRANLATARRAPDGTVRVIPERPVFRTRARRSADWRLILVTDVSGSMEASTVWAALTASVLAGVPTLSTHFLAFSTEVIDLTGHVDDPLSLLLEVSVGGGTHIAAGLRHARELVTVPSRTLVVVVSDFEEGYPLGGLLAEVRALVSAGCHVLGCASLDDTGRPRYSTGVAGQLVAAGMPVAALSPLELARWVGEKIA from the coding sequence CTGTCCCCCAGGCCCGCCGCCGCGACCGGCGCGCCCTCTCCCGGCGGTGCGCGCCTCTCGCCCGACGAGGCGCTCGCCGCGCTCACCTCCCCGTCCGCGCCCTGCCTCATCGGCGTACGGCACCACGCGCCCTCCCTGGCCGCCGCCGTGCCGGCGCTGCTGGACGCGGCGAAGCCGGACGTGCTGCTCGTCGAACTGCCCGCCGAGATGCAGGAGTGGCTGCCCTGGCTGGGGCACGCGCAGACGCGGGCCCCGGTCGCCCTGGCCGCCGCGCCCGGCGACGGCGGCGGCGCTGAGGGGCCGGCGTTCTACCCGTTCGCCGACTTCTCGCCCGAGCTGGCCGCCGTGCGCTGGGCCGCCCGGCACGGGGTGCCGGTGGTCGCCTGCGATCTGCCGCTCGCCGACCGCGCGTGGCGTGAGGGGCGGCCGACCGCGGGGCGCCATCCCGGCGGCCCCGGTCTGGGCACCGCGCTGCGGGCCCGGCTGACGGGGCGTCCCGGGGACGACCTGTGGGACCGGCTCGTGGAGGCCACGGCTCCCGGCTCCCCGCCGGAGGCGCTGCGCCGGGCGGCCCTGCTCACCGGGTGGGCGCTGCGCGAGGACGCGATCGCCTCCGGCGGGGTGCCGGAGCTGGACCTGCGGCGCGAGCAGTGGATGCGGGACCGGCTCGCCGAGGCGACGGCACGGGGCGAGCGGGCGGCCGTGGTGGTCGGTGCGTTCCACGCTCCGGCGCTGGTGGGACAGGACACCGGAAGTGACGGATCCGGTGCGGGGGTCGTACGACGGGACGCCGCGGGCACTGATTCCGCTCCGGCGGCCGTGCGGCGGGAGGCTACGGACACCGATTCCTCCCCGGCGGTCGCACGGCAGGACGCCGCGGGCACCGGTGCCGCCTGGACGACCTCGCTGATCCCGTACACGTACGCCCTCCTCGACGAGCGGTCCGGCTATCCGGCCGGCATCCGGGACCCGGAGTGGCAGGACATGGTCCTGCGCGCGGCCGGCGATCCGGCGGCGCTGGAGGAGGCGCTGACGCGGGCGGCCGTCCGCGTCTGCGCCGAACTGCGCGCCCTCGGCCACCCCTCGGGCCCCGCCGACGCGCGCGAGATCAGCCGGCTCGCCTCGGACCTGGCCCGGCTACGCGGCCTGCCCGCGGCGGGCCGCGGTGAGCTGGTCGAGGCGGTGCAGACGGTACTCGCGCAGGGCGAGCCGTACGGGCGCGGCCGGGCGGTCGCGCGGGCGATGGAGCGGGTGCTCGTCGGCACGCGCAGCGGGCGCCCCGCCCCGCAGGCGCCGCGCAGCGGTCTCGCCCCGGCGGTCGAGGCGGAGGTGGCGCGGCTGGGCCTGCCCGGTCCGGAGACGGGCGGTTCCGGCACCTCGCGCGACCTGCGGCTGGATCCGCTGCGCTCCGGCCTCGACCGGAGCCGGGAGCTGCTGCTGCGCCGGCTGACGGTGTGCGGAGTGCCGTACGGGGAGGCCAAGGAGGTCGTCGGCGCGGGCGGCACCGAGGCGCTGACCACCCGCTGGGTGGTGCGGTGGACGCCCGCCACTGCGGCCATGCTGACCGCGGCCGGCGTGCGCGGGGTGACCGCCGCGCAGGCCGCCGAAGGGGTCCTGCGGGAGCGGTGGCGCGCCGAGCGGGACGAGGGCGGACCGACGGCCGCGCAGGCTGTCGCGGGACTCGGGCAGGCGGCGGAGTGCGGCCTGCCCGGACTGGCGGACGAGCGGCTCGACGAGGTCGCGGACGTCCTGCCCCAGGCCGGTACCCTGCCGGAGCTGCTGGCCGCGCTGGCCCTCCTGGACCGGCTGCGGGCCGGGCACGTTCCCGGGCTGGACTCCGAGGCGCACCGGGTGGCGAGGGTGACCGCCGTCGCCGAGCTGCTGACGGCCGCGGCGGTACGGCAGGTGGACGGGCTGACCGGGTCCGAGGACCCCGCCGACGCCCGCGCCCTGCTCGAACTGGCCCACCGGGCGGACGTGCCGGGCGGTATCCGGCTCGCCGACGCCCTGGCCCGCCTGGCCGCCGACGGCTCCCCGCTGATGCGCGGTGCCGCCGGTGCCGTACGCGTGCTGCTCGGGCAGGAGGACGCGCGGGCCTTCGGCGACCGGGTGGCCTCCTGGGTCGACGGGGCCACCGACCCCGACTCCCGCGCCGCGCTCACCGCCCGGCTCGGCGGACTGCTGACCGCCGCGGGTCCGCTGCTGGAGGCGGCGGCGCCCGCGCTGGAGCCGCTGCTCGCCCGGGTGTCCGAGCTGCCCGACCGGGCCTTCCTCGACCGGCTCCCCGCGCTGCGCGGCGGCTTCGACACCCTCAGCCCCGCGGCCCGCGACCGGCTCCTGGCCGCCGTGGAGCAGCGCCTCGACACCCAGCGGGTCACCGACACGCACGGCGTCGACCCGGCGGCGCTCGCGCTGTGGACCCAGGCGGACTTCGCGGCGCGCGAAACCCTGCGGTCACTGGGCCTCCTGCCCACGCCGAGCGCCGGCCCGGAGGGGGACGGCGGCCTGGTGGGGGACAGCGGCCTGGTGGGGGACGGCGGCCTGGTGGGGGACGGCGGCTCGGCAGAGGACAGCCGCCCTGCAGCGAACGGCCATCCGACAGGGGACGTAGACCCGGCAGGGAACGGCGGCCCGGCAGAGGACGGCCGCCCGGCAGGGGACGAGCCGACACCGAACAGCCACCCGACGGGGGACACCGCCCCGGCACGGACCGCCGCCCCGGCCGGGGCCGGCAAGCCGGCAGCAAGCGCCGCGCCCGGCGGCACCGTTCCGCCGGCCGGCGCGACGGCCGACGCCGGCGCCGCTCTCCCGGCCGCACCCCGAACCGACGATCACCACGTCGCCCCCGCCGACCGCTGGCGCCTGCTCCTCGGCCGCCGTACGGAACGGCTCCCGGCGTCCCTGGCGCCGCTGGCGACCGCGCTGGACGAGCTGTACGGCAGCGGACGCGGTGAGGGCAGCCGCGGGGACCTGACGGGCCGGGGAAGCGGCGGCGGGCGGGAGGCACCGTATCCCGGCGTGCGGGAGTGGTCCGAGGAGCTGGCCGCGCTGTTCGGGCCGGGCATCCGCGAAGAGGTGCTGGCCGCGGCCGCCGCGACGGGCCGCCGGGACGTGCTCGCCGAGCTGGACGCGGACAGCGTGCGGCCCTCGGTGGACCTGCTGCGGACCGTGCTGCACCACGCGGGCGGGCTGCCGGAGGCCCGGCTGGCCGCGCTGCGCCCGCTCGTCCGGCGCCTGGTCGACGCGCTGACCCGGCAACTGGCCACCCGTCTGCGCCCCGCCCTGCACGGCACGGCCCTCCCCCGCCCCAGCCGGCGGCCCGGCGGCGGCCTTGACCTGCCCCGCACCCTGCGGGCCAACCTGGCGACCGCGCGCCGCGCCCCGGACGGCACGGTCCGGGTGATCCCCGAGCGGCCCGTCTTCCGCACCCGGGCGCGCCGGAGCGCCGACTGGCGGCTGATCCTGGTCACCGACGTGTCGGGGTCCATGGAGGCGTCCACGGTGTGGGCCGCGCTGACCGCCTCGGTGCTGGCGGGCGTGCCGACGCTGTCCACCCACTTCCTGGCGTTCTCCACGGAGGTCATCGACCTCACCGGGCACGTGGACGATCCGCTGTCGCTGCTGCTGGAGGTGAGCGTGGGCGGTGGTACGCACATCGCGGCCGGGCTGCGGCACGCGCGTGAGCTGGTCACCGTGCCGTCGCGCACCCTCGTCGTGGTCGTCAGCGACTTCGAGGAGGGCTATCCGCTCGGCGGTCTGCTCGCCGAGGTGCGCGCGCTGGTCTCGGCCGGCTGCCATGTCCTGGGCTGCGCCAGCCTGGACGACACGGGCCGGCCCCGCTACTCCACCGGGGTCGCCGGTCAGCTCGTCGCCGCGGGGATGCCCGTCGCCGCTCTCAGTCCGCTCGAACTCGCCCGCTGGGTAGGGGAGAAGATCGCATGA